From one Trifolium pratense cultivar HEN17-A07 linkage group LG1, ARS_RC_1.1, whole genome shotgun sequence genomic stretch:
- the LOC123923638 gene encoding protein IQ-DOMAIN 12-like isoform X1, with amino-acid sequence MAKRKSWFGWVKSLFISELKDKKQKKWIWRLGRIKQKQYPTITASNKTLIEVASAEQRKHALAVAIATAAAAEAAIAAAHAAAEVVKLTDGSSRSYSYLSKGDRSFAAIKIQSAYRAHLARKALRALKGVIRLQAIIRGEAVRRQVIRTSKNVPSYAKNRKEIQERSSHTEEENYKNDHIKQFPKEKKRIEENELKGKFALILRSPSVKSTQHVLQPECDNQRTWNYSSCSREDIEAIWLRKQEAIVKRDRMRQYSSSQKERIFSQRVEESLQNKEFGGDSCHTLGEWLHKETCNWNDPSNITIRNEVQEGLRSQISVQRKSFSHVKTSSIGDESSMPNSPFFPKYMALTESSKAKVRSMSTPRLRT; translated from the exons ATGGCAAAGAGGAAGAGCTGGTTTGGATGGGTGAAAAGTCTTTTCATTTCTGAGTTAAAGGACAAA AAGCAAAAGAAATGGATATGGAGATTAGGAAGGATTAAACAGAAGCAATATCCTACAATTACAGCTTCAAACAAGACATTGATTGAAGTTGCAAGTGCAGAGCAGAGAAAACACGCTTTAGCTGTGGCTATTGCAACAGCTGCTGCAGCAGAGGCTGCAATTGCTGCTGCACATGCTGCTGCTGAGGTTGTCAAGCTCACAGATGGCTCTTCTCGTTCGTATTCATATCTCTCTAAGGGAGACAGAAGTTTTGCTGCCATCAAGATTCAAAGCGCTTACCGCGCACATCTT GCTAGGAAAGCATTAAGAGCATTGAAGGGAGTTATAAGACTACAGGCCATAATTCGTGGAGAAGCTGTTAGGCGTCAAGTGATTAGAACATCAAAGAATGTTCCATCTTATGCAAAAAACCGGAAGGAAATCCAGGAAAGAAGCAGCCATACTGAGGAAGAAAACTACAAAAATGACCATATAAAACAGTTtccaaaggaaaagaaaagaatagaAGAAAATGAACTTAAG ggaaAGTTTGCATTGATTTTGAGGAGTCCTAGTGTCAAATCCACTCAACATGTTTTGCAGCCTGAATGTGATAATCAAAGAACTTGGAATTATAGTTCTTGCTCAAGAGAAGACATTGAAGCCATATGGTTAAGAAAGCAAGAAGCTATTGTCAAAAGAGATAGGATGAGGCAATACTCTTCTTCACAAAAG gaGAGAATATTTTCCCAAAGGGTGGAAGAATCTCTACAAAACAAAGAATTTGGAGGAGATAGTTGTCATACTCTAGGAGAGTGGCTACATAAAGAAACATGTAACTGGAATGATCCTTCAAATATCACAATAAGAAATGAAGTGCAAGAAGGATTAAGATCGCAAATTTCAGTCCAAAGAAAATCATTTTCTCATGTGAAAACAAGTTCAATTGGAGATGAGAGTTCCATGCCAAATTCTCCATTTTTCCCTAAATACATGGCTCTCACTGAATCTAGTAAAGCAAAAGTAAGGTCTATGAGCACACCAAGGCTAAGAACATGA
- the LOC123923638 gene encoding protein IQ-DOMAIN 12-like isoform X2, which translates to MAKRKSWFGWVKSLFISELKDKKQKKWIWRLGRIKQKQYPTITASNKTLIEVASAEQRKHALAVAIATAAAAEAAIAAAHAAAEVVKLTDGSSRSYSYLSKGDRSFAAIKIQSAYRAHLARKALRALKGVIRLQAIIRGEAVRRQVIRTSKNVPSYAKNRKEIQERSSHTEEENYKNDHIKQFPKEKKRIEENELKPECDNQRTWNYSSCSREDIEAIWLRKQEAIVKRDRMRQYSSSQKERIFSQRVEESLQNKEFGGDSCHTLGEWLHKETCNWNDPSNITIRNEVQEGLRSQISVQRKSFSHVKTSSIGDESSMPNSPFFPKYMALTESSKAKVRSMSTPRLRT; encoded by the exons ATGGCAAAGAGGAAGAGCTGGTTTGGATGGGTGAAAAGTCTTTTCATTTCTGAGTTAAAGGACAAA AAGCAAAAGAAATGGATATGGAGATTAGGAAGGATTAAACAGAAGCAATATCCTACAATTACAGCTTCAAACAAGACATTGATTGAAGTTGCAAGTGCAGAGCAGAGAAAACACGCTTTAGCTGTGGCTATTGCAACAGCTGCTGCAGCAGAGGCTGCAATTGCTGCTGCACATGCTGCTGCTGAGGTTGTCAAGCTCACAGATGGCTCTTCTCGTTCGTATTCATATCTCTCTAAGGGAGACAGAAGTTTTGCTGCCATCAAGATTCAAAGCGCTTACCGCGCACATCTT GCTAGGAAAGCATTAAGAGCATTGAAGGGAGTTATAAGACTACAGGCCATAATTCGTGGAGAAGCTGTTAGGCGTCAAGTGATTAGAACATCAAAGAATGTTCCATCTTATGCAAAAAACCGGAAGGAAATCCAGGAAAGAAGCAGCCATACTGAGGAAGAAAACTACAAAAATGACCATATAAAACAGTTtccaaaggaaaagaaaagaatagaAGAAAATGAACTTAAG CCTGAATGTGATAATCAAAGAACTTGGAATTATAGTTCTTGCTCAAGAGAAGACATTGAAGCCATATGGTTAAGAAAGCAAGAAGCTATTGTCAAAAGAGATAGGATGAGGCAATACTCTTCTTCACAAAAG gaGAGAATATTTTCCCAAAGGGTGGAAGAATCTCTACAAAACAAAGAATTTGGAGGAGATAGTTGTCATACTCTAGGAGAGTGGCTACATAAAGAAACATGTAACTGGAATGATCCTTCAAATATCACAATAAGAAATGAAGTGCAAGAAGGATTAAGATCGCAAATTTCAGTCCAAAGAAAATCATTTTCTCATGTGAAAACAAGTTCAATTGGAGATGAGAGTTCCATGCCAAATTCTCCATTTTTCCCTAAATACATGGCTCTCACTGAATCTAGTAAAGCAAAAGTAAGGTCTATGAGCACACCAAGGCTAAGAACATGA
- the LOC123902532 gene encoding eukaryotic translation initiation factor 3 subunit E: MAEYDLTPRMAPNLDRHLVFPLLEFLQERQLYDDNHILKAKIDLLNNTNMVDYAMDIHKTLYHTEDVPQDMVERRADVVARLKSLEDAAAPLVAFLQNPAAVQELRADKHYNLQMLNDKYQIGPAQIEALYQYAKFQFECGNYSGAADYLYQYRALCTNSERSLNALWGKLAAEVLMQNWDIALEELNRLKEIIDSKNFSSPINQVQSRIWLMHWSLFIFFNHDNGRTQIIDLFNQDKYLNAIQTSAPHLLRYLATAFIVNKRRRPQFKDFIKVIQQEQNSYKDPITEFLACVYVNYDFDGAQKKMRECEEVILNDPFLGKRVEESNFSTVPLRDEFLENARLFIFETYCRIHQRIDMGVLAEKLNLKYEEAERWIVNLIRGSKLDAKIDSETGTVIMEPNHPNVYEQVIDHTKALNGRTYKLVTQLLEHAQAQAAR; this comes from the exons ATGGCGGAATACGATCTAACACCTCGCATGGCACCAAATCTTGACCGTCATTTAGTCTTCCCTCTCTTAGAGTTTCTTCAAGAGAGACAATTATACGACGATAACCACATCCTTAAGGCTAAGATCGATCTCTTGAACAACACAAACATGGTTGATTACGCTATGGATATTCACAAGACACTTTACCATACTGAAGATGTTCCTCAGGATATGGTTGAACGTAGGGCTGATGTTGTTGCTCGTCTCAAGTCTCTTGAAGATGCTGCTGCTCCTCTTGTTGCTTTTCTTCAGAATCCTGCTGCTGTTCAGGAATTGAGGGCTGATAAGCATTATAATCTTCAGATGCTTAATGACAAATATCAG ATTGGTCCTGCACAGATAGAGGCATTATACCAATATGCGAAATTTCAGTTTGAATGTGGAAACTATTCTGGTGCTGCTGACTATCTTTATCAGTACAGAGCATTATGCACAAATAGTGAAAGGAGTTTGAATGCATTATGGGGAAAGCTGGCAGCTGAAGTATTGATGCAAAATTGGGATATTGCTCTTGAAGAGCTCAATCGCTTGAAGGAAATAATTGACTCAAAG aatttttcATCACCTATTAATCAGGTGCAGAGCAGAATATGGTTGATGCATTGGAGCCTGTTCATCTTTTTCAACCATGATAATGGAAGAACACAGATAATTGATTTGTTTAATCAGGACAA GTATCTTAATGCAATCCAAACTAGTGCTCCACACCTTTTGCGATACTTGGCCACAGCATTTATTGTCAACAAGCGCAGGAGGCCTCAATTCAAAGATTTCATAAAAGTTATTCAACAAGAGCAGAATTCATATAAGGACCCCATCACCGAGTTTCTGGCTTGTGTttatgtcaactatgactttgATGGTGCACAAAAGAAGATGAGGGAGTGTGAAGAA GTAATTCTCAATGATCCCTTCCTTGGTAAACGAGTTGAAGAAAGCAACTTCTCAACTGTACCATTAAGGGACGAGTTTCTTGAAAATGCCAGGCTCTTTATTTTTGAGACATATTGTAGAATACACCAACGCATTGACATGGG GGTACTTGCTGAGAAGCTAAATTTGAAGTACGAGGAGGCTGAGAGATGGATTGTGAATCTCATCCGTGGCTCAAAGCTTGATGCCAAAATTGACTCTGAAACTGGAACGGTTATCATGGAACCTAATCATCCAAATGT GTATGAGCAAGTGATAGACCATACTAAAGCCCTTAACGGCCGCACTTACAAGTTGGTCACTCAACTTCTGGAACATGCACAAGCTCAGGCAGCTCGATAA
- the LOC123902533 gene encoding E3 ubiquitin-protein ligase BIG BROTHER-like isoform X1: MKSKLLDLGEAVGTQSRSLPQELIDTLPTSKYKFGNLFKRKNLPCSYVYHGECITNGLALTRNVLFATLMFSGIILTNLLQNLMTRIHVPETREDNSQRRNQLLWILA, encoded by the exons ATGAAGAGTAAACTACTGGACCTGGGGGAAGCAGTTGGAACTCAAAGCCGAAGTCTTCCTCAAGAACTTATTGATACGCTTCCAACCTCAAAGTACAAATTTGGCaacttattcaaaagaaaaaat TTGCCATGCAGTTATGTTTATCATGGTGAATGCATTACAAATGGCTTAGCATTAACAAG AAATGTCCTGTTTGCAACATTGATGTTTTCG GGGATAATTTTGACCAATCTACTTCAAAATCTAATGACAAGAATTCATGTGCCAGAAACAAG GGAAGATAATAGTCAAAGAAGGAACCAATTGTTGTGGATCTTAGCATAG
- the LOC123902533 gene encoding E3 ubiquitin-protein ligase BIG BROTHER-like isoform X2, with product MKSKLLDLGEAVGTQSRSLPQELIDTLPTSKYKFGNLFKRKNLPCSYVYHGECITNGLALTRNVLFATLMFSGIILTNLLQNLMTRIHVPETSYDSYQARWAA from the exons ATGAAGAGTAAACTACTGGACCTGGGGGAAGCAGTTGGAACTCAAAGCCGAAGTCTTCCTCAAGAACTTATTGATACGCTTCCAACCTCAAAGTACAAATTTGGCaacttattcaaaagaaaaaat TTGCCATGCAGTTATGTTTATCATGGTGAATGCATTACAAATGGCTTAGCATTAACAAG AAATGTCCTGTTTGCAACATTGATGTTTTCG GGGATAATTTTGACCAATCTACTTCAAAATCTAATGACAAGAATTCATGTGCCAGAAACAAG TTATGACTCTTACCAAGCAAGATGGGCTGCCTAA